The Corvus cornix cornix isolate S_Up_H32 chromosome 26, ASM73873v5, whole genome shotgun sequence genome includes a region encoding these proteins:
- the NUDT3 gene encoding diphosphoinositol polyphosphate phosphohydrolase 1 translates to MMKLKSNQTRTYDGDGYKKRAACLCFRSESEEEVLLVSSSRHPDRWIVPGGGMEPEEEPGVAAVREVCEEAGVKGTLGRLVGIFENRDRKHRTYVYVLIVTEVLEDWEDSVNIGRKREWFKIEDAIKVLQYHKPVQASYFETLRQGCLANNGTPVMTTPYSESSVSDIR, encoded by the exons ATGATGAAGCTCAAGTCCAACCAGACGCGCACCTACGACGGGGACGGCTACAAGAAGCGGGCGGCCTGCCTGTGCTTCCGCAGCGAGAGCGAGGAGGAG gtgctgctggtgaGCAGTAGTCGCCATCCGGACCGATGGATTGTCCCCGGGGGTGGCATGGAGCCTGAGGAGGAGCCCGGCGTGGCTGCCGTGCGTGAGGTCTGTGAAGAG GCTGGAGTGAAAGGGACGTTAGGAAGATTAGTGGGAATTTTTGAG AACCGGGACAGGAAGCACAGGACCTATGTTTACGTACTCATCGTCACCGAAGTGTTGGAGGACTGGGAGGACTCGGTCAATATTG gaaggaaaagggaatggTTTAAGATAGAAGATGCCATAAAAGTTCTGCAGTATCATAAACCAGTGCAGGCCTCGTATTTTGAAACCTTGAGGCAAGGCTGTCTGGCCAACAACGGCACCCCGGTCATGACCACGCCGTACTCCGAGAGCTCCGTGTCTGACATCAGATGA
- the RPS10 gene encoding 40S ribosomal protein S10, with product MLMPKKNRIAIYELLFKEGVMVAKKDVHMPKHPELVDKNVPNLHVMKAMQSLKSRGYVKEQFAWRHFYWYLTNEGIQYLRDYLHLPPEIVPATLRRSRPETGRPRPKGLEGERPARLTRGEADRDTYRRSAVPPGADKKAEAGAGAATEFQFRGGFGRGRGQPPQ from the exons ATGTTGATGCCCAAGAAGAACCGAATCGCCATCTATGAGCTGCTCTTCAAGGAGGGGGTGATGGTGGCCAAGAAGGACGTGCACATGCCCAAACACCCCGAGCTTGTGGACAAGAACGTGCCCAACCTCCACGTCATGAAAGCCATGCAG TCCCTCAAGTCCCGAGGGTACGTGAAGGAGCAGTTTGCCTGGAGACACTTCTACTGGTACCTGACCAACGAGGGCATCCAGTACCTGCGGGATTATCTCCACCTGCCTCCCGAGATTGTCCCGGCCACGCTGCGCCGGAGCCGCCCAGAGACCGGCAGACCCCGGCCCAAAG GTCTGGAGGGTGAGCGCCCGGCGCGGCTCACGCGGGGCGAGGCTGACCGGGACACGTACCGCCGCAGCGCCGTGCCAC ctggtgctgaCAAGAAGGCtgaggctggtgctggagcagccactGAATTCCAGTTT agagGTGGATTCGGTCGTGGACGTGGTCAGCCCCCGCAGTAG